In Pseudomonas coleopterorum, the genomic window GCAATGGCGCAAGCCGAGCGTACGCAGGATTTCCAAGGGACGTTCGTCTACGAACGCGACGGCGACTTTTCTACCTACCATATATGGCACCGCACCGGTAACGGCGCGGTACACGACCGTGTGCTCAAGCTCGACGGCGTCGCTTCCGAGCGCGTGCAGACCGACGGTCGGCTAACCTGCATGACGGGCAGCCCGGTGTCCGGGAGTGGCAAGGTGTCCAGCAGCGCTGCCGCAACCCTCGATCCGCTCAAGCTGATGTCGTGGTACCAACTGCGTGTGGCCGGTACTTCGAGAGTCGCTGGGCGCGACGCCGTGGTCGTGACCATGGTGCCGCGTGATCGTGATCGCTACGCCTTCGAAATGCACCTGGATGCGCACACGGGACTGTTGCTCAAATCCCTGTTGATCGATGCGAAGGGGCGCCTGCTCGAGCGTCTGCAGTACACGCAGCTTCAGCCAGGAGCGCCTGCGCCTGCCGACTTGAAGGCGACGCCAAATTGTAAGCCTGTGTTGCATGCGAGCAGCGGTTCAGCCCCCAGCAATGCCCTCGCGTGGCAGGCCAAATGGATACCTGCCGGCTTCGAATTGGCGCAGACGGCTCAGCGCAAATCTTCGGCCAGCAATGCCGATGTGACCAGCCTGCTGTACGCCGACGGCCTTGCGCATTTCTCTGTTTTTCTCGAACCGCTAAACGGCGCCTCTGCGCGTGATACCCGTGTGCAGCTGGGTCCGACGGCGGCCGTGTCGCGTCGCTTGAAGTCTTCGGATGGCGAAATGATGATCACCGTGGTGGGTGAAATTCCCTTGGGTACAGCGGAGCGAATTGCACTGTCGATACAGCGGCAAGACATTCATGCCGTACGCTGAAGGGTACATGCCTCATGGCGCGGTCATGGCCCTCGCTAACGCTTCATGCTTGGATAATCATCGAGCGTTAACGTGAAACCTGTTTCATCCGGGTTGCAAACCTCCGGATTTTTTCTTATAGGTCAGTGCTTCGGGGGCGAGCTTTTCTAGTCGTTACAGGTTCGCTGCCGTGCGCCGCAGTCAAGCATGGATTCCGCTCTGCGCTGAATTCGCCTTCAGCGGCTGCACAACCCTATTGCTCAACCACGCTCGTTACGAACGGGAGCCGTATGTCGATACCACGTTTCAAACCCTTTCTTTCACTGTTCGCGGCAGTGCTGATGCTGGGCCAGATCGCCAGCGTCCAGGCTGAAGCGCTGCCTGATTTCACGACTCTGGTCGAGCAGGCGTCGCCCGCGGTGGTGAACATCAGTACCACGCAGAAACTGCCGGACCGCGGTGTGGCTGCCAGCCAGATGCCGGACCTGGAAGGTCTGCCGCCGATGTTCCGCGAGTTCTTCGAGCGCAACATGCCGCGCGGTGGCCCACGGTCCCCGCAGCGGGGCGATCGCCAGCGCGAGGCGCAGTCGCTGGGCTCGGGGTTCATCGTTTCGGCTGACGGCTATGTGCTGACCAACAACCATGTGATCGCCGATGCCGACGAAATCATCGTGCGTCTGTCCGACCGCAGTGAACTCAAGGCCAAACTGGTCGGCACCGATCCACGGACCGACGTGGCGTTGCTGAAAATCGATGGCAAGAACCTGCCCACGGTGAAACTGGGTGATTCCGCCAAACTGAAAGTGGGCGAATGGGTGCTGGCCATCGGCTCGCCGTTCGGCTTCGACCATTCGGTGACCAAGGGTATCGTCAGCGCCAAGGGGCGTACCTTGCCCAATGACGCCTACGTGCCGTTCATCCAGACCGACGTGGCCATCAACCCAGGCAACTCGGGCGGCCCGCTGTTCAACATGAACGGTGAGGTAGTGGGCATCAACTCGCAGATTTTCACCCGTTCCGGCGGCTTCATGGGCCTGTCCTTCGCCATCCCGATCGACGTGGCCCTGGATGTGTCGGATCAGCTCAAGAAAGACGGCAAGGTCAGCCGCGGCTGGCTGGGTGTGGTCATTCAGGAGGTCAACAAGGACCTGGCCGAGTCGTTCGGTCTGGACAAGCCGGCCGGTGCGCTGGTGGCGCAGGTGCTTGAAGACGGCCCGGCCGCCAAGGGTGGCTTGCAGGTCGGTGACGTGATCCTGAGCATGAACGGCCAGCCGATCGACATGTCGGCCGATCTGCCGCATCTCGTGGGCGGTCTCAAGGCCGGTGCGAAGGCGAGCCTGGAAGTGATCCGCGAAGGCAAGCGCCGCACCATCGACGTCACCGTCGGCGCGATGCCCGATGACGATCAGGACCTGGATGCCGGTGCCAAGGCCCAGACCGAGCGCAGCAGCAACCGCCTCGGCGTCTCGGTCGCGGAACTGACTGCCGAGCAGAAGAAGTCGCTGGATCTCAAGGGCGGCGTGGTCATCAAGGAAGTGCAGGAGGGTCCGGCGGCACTGATCGGCCTGCAGCCTGGGGATGTCATCACTCACCTGAACAACCAGGCCATCGAGTCGTCGAAGCAGTTCGCCGATATCGCCAAGGGCCTGCCGAAGAACCGTTCGGTGTCCATGCGCGTGCTGCGTCAGGGGCGGGCGAGCTTCATTACCTTCAAGCTGGCCGAATAAGCTTGGGGTAGGTGAACGAAAGGCGACCTTCGGGTCGCCTTTTTTGTGATCGGTGGTGTGGCCTTCGCGGGCAGAGTCCCGCTCCCACAAAACGGCGCACGCCATAAGGTTGTGGGAGCGGGTCTCTGCCCGCGAAGACGTCGGCACTGCCACCCGTAACCCACCGGCTCCCACACCCGAACGTTATTCAGGTACAATTCCCGGCTATTTTTCGTTGGGCGTCCGGCCCGCAGCCTTTTTGAGTGTTGACCCGTGAGTGATTTGAGTCATATCCGCAATTTCTCCATCATCGCCCACATCGATCACGGCAAGTCGACCCTCGCCGATCGGTTCATCCAGATGTGCGGTGGCCTGGCCGACCGCGAAATGGAAGCCCAGGTCCTGGACTCCATGGACCTGGAGCGTGAGCGCGGGATCACCATCAAGGCGCACAGCGTCACCCTGCACTACAAGGCGCAGGACGGCAAAACCTATCAGCTGAACTTCATCGACACCCCCGGCCACGTCGACTTCACCTACGAAGTCAGCCGCTCGCTGGCGGCCTGCGAAGGTGCGCTGCTGGTGGTCGATGCGGGGCAGGGCGTCGAAGCCCAGTCCGTGGCCAACTGCTACACGGCCATCGAACAGGGCCTGGAAGTGATGCCGGTGCTGAACAAGATGGACCTGCCCCAGGCCGACCCGGACAAGGTCAAGGACGAGATCGAGAAGATCATCGGCATCGACGCCACCGACGCCGTGGCGTGCAGCGCCAAAAGCGGCATGGGCGTGATCGACGTGCTCGAACGCTTGGTGCATACCATTCCGGCGCCTACCGGTGACATCGATGCGCCGCTGCAGGCGCTGATCATCGACTCCTGGTTCGACAACTACCTGGGCGTCGTCTCGCTGGTGCGCGTGCGCCATGGCCGGGTGAAGAAGGGCGACAAGATTCTGGTCAAGTCCACCGGCAAGGTACACCTGGTCGACAGCGTCGGCGTCTTCACCCCCAAGCACACGGCCACCGCTGACCTCAAGGCCGGCGAAGTGGGCTTCATCATCGGCAGCATCAAGGACATTCACGGTGCGCCTGTCGGCGACACCCTGACCTTGAGCAGCACCCCTGACGTGCCTGTGCTGCCCGGCTTCAAGCGGATTCAGCCCCAGGTCTACGCCGGCCTGTTCCCGGTCAGCTCGGAAGACTTCGAAGATTTCCGCGATGCCCTGCAGAAACTGACCCTCAACGATTCGTCGCTGCAGTACCTGCCTGAAAGCTCCGACGCCCTGGGCTTCGGCTTCCGCTGCGGGTTCCTGGGCATGCTGCACATGGAAATCATCCAGGAGCGCCTGGAGCGCGAGTACGACCTGGACCTGATCACCACGGCCCCGAGCGTGATCTTCGAAGTGGTCATGAAGACCGGCGAAACCATTTATGTCGACAACCCGTCGAAGCTTCCGGATGTTTCATCCGTCGAGGACTTCCGCGAGCCGATCGTATCGGCGACTATTCTTGTGCCTCAAGAGCACCTGGGCAACGTCATTACCCTGTGCATCGAGAAGCGCGGCGTGCAGCGCGACATGCAGTTCCTCGGCAGCCAGGTCCAGGTTCGCTACGACCTGCCGATGAACGAAGTGGTGCTGGACTTCTTCGACCGCCTGAAATCCACCAGCCGTGGCTATGCCTCGCTGGACTACCATTTCGAGCGTTACCAGTCGGCCAACTTGGTCAAGCTGGACGTGCTGATCAACGGCGACAAGGTCGATGCCCTGGCGCTGATCGTGCACCGCGACAATGCGGCCTACAAGGGTCGTGCTTTGACCGAGAAGATGAAGGAGCTGATCCCTCGGCAGATGTTCGACGTGGCAATCCAGGCCGCCATTGGCGGACAGATTATCGCCCGGACCACTGTCAAGGCGCTCAGAAAGAACGTACTGGCCAAGTGCTACGGCGGCGACGTGAGCCGTAAGCGCAAACTGTTGGAGAAACAGAAGGCCGGTAAGAAACGCATGAAGCAGGTCGGCAACGTGGAAATTCCACAGGAAGCCTTCCTTGCTGTGCTCAGGTTGGAATAATCGAGTCCTATGTCCCTAAATTTCCCGTTGTTGTTGGTTATCGCCGTAGCCGTTTGCGGTCTGCTGGCCTTGCTTGATCTGGTCTTCCTGGCGCCACGGCGACGGGCTGCGATCGCCAACTACGAGGGCAGCGTCAGCCAGCCCGAGCCGTCGGTGGTCGAACGCCTGGACAAGGAACCGCTGCTGGTGGAGTACGGCAAGTCGTTCTTCCCGGTGCTGTTCATCGTGCTGGTGTTGCGTTCGTTTCTGGTTGAGCCGTTCCAGATCCCGTCGGGTTCGATGATCCCGACCCTGGAAGTGGGTGATTTCATCCTCGTCAACAAGTTCTCCTACGGTATTCGCCTGCCGGTGCTGGACAAGAAGGTCATCGAGGTCAACGATCCCAAGCGTGGCGACGTCATGGTGTTCCGCTACCCCAGCGACCCCAACGTCAACTACATCAAGCGCGTGATCGGCTTGCCGGGCGACCGGATTCGCTACACTTCGGACAAGCAGTTGTACGTCAACGGCGAGTTGATCGCTCGCCAGCTGGTCGGCAGCGAGCCGGGCAGTCTGGGCAGCGCCGAGTTGTACAAGGAAAAGCTGGGCGAGGTCGAACACGTGATCCGTCAGGAAATGTCGCGCTACCGTGCGCCGCCCGACAGCCAGTGGACGGTGCCCGCCGGGCACTACTTCATGATGGGTGACAACCGCGACAACTCCAACGACAGCCGCTACTGGGATGACCCGTCGATTCCCAAGGATCTGTTGGGCATGGTCCCCGACCAGAACATCGTCGGCAAGGCCTTCGCCATCTGGATGAGCTGGCCTGAACCCAAGCTCAGCCACTTGCCCAACTTCTCTCGAGTCGGGCTGATCAAGTAGCGCTGCCGGCGCCGTCCATGGACGGCGCCGAATGTTTTCCGAGGTGTCCGGCATGAACGCAGTGAAGTCTCAGCAAGGCATGTCCATCGTCGGCTGGTTGCTGACCCTGGCGGTGGTGGCGTTCGTGGCGAGCACGGCTTTCAAGCTGGTGCCGCACTACATGGATAACCGGACCCTCACCCAAGCCATCGAATCGATCGGCGCCGACAAGTCCACCCGAGTCGATACGGTGGGTGAATTCTATGGCCACGTCAGCCGGGCCATGCAGGTCAACAATATTCAGGATCTGGATTTGAACAAGGTTTTGAGCGTCACCGATGCGGGCAATGTGTTTCAGGCCCACCTCAAGTATGAAAAGCGTGAGCCACTGATCCAGAATCTGGACGTGGTAGTGAAGTTCGATCGTCAGTTCAGCGTGGTCAAGCCGTGACCGCTTCCCTCGGCCGCCTCGAGCGCCAACTGGGCTACACCTTCAAGGACCAGGACCTGATGGTGCTGGCACTGACTCACCGCAGCTTCGCCGGGCGCAACAACGAGCGCCTCGAGTTTCTGGGCGATGCGATTCTCAATTTCGTGGCGGGCGAAGCGCTGTTCGAACGCTTCCCGCAAGCCCGTGAAGGGCAGCTTTCCCGGCTGCGGGCGCGCCTGGTCAAGGGCGAGACCCTGGCCATCCTGGCCCGCGGCTTCGATCTGGGCGACTACCTGCGCCTGGGTTCGGGTGAGCTGAAGAGTGGCGGTTTCCGCCGTGAATCGATCCTGGCCGATGCGCTGGAAGCCTTGATCGGCGCCATCTACCTGGACGCCGGTATGGAGGCAGCGCGCGATCGTGTGCTGGCCTGGCTGGAAGGTCAGTTCGAAGGGCTGACCCTGGTCGACACCAACAAAGATCCCAAGACCCGCCTGCAGGAGTTCCTCCAGTCGCGCGGTGCTGAACTGCCGCGCTATGAAGTGGTGGATATCCAGGGCGACCCGCACTGCCGACAGTTTTTCGTCGAGTGTGAAGTCGTCCTTCTGAATGAGAAAAGCCGGGGCCAGGGCGTCAGCCGTCGCATCGCCGAACAGGTGGCCGCCGCGTCTGCCCTGATCGCCCTGGGCGTGGAGAATGGCAAT contains:
- a CDS encoding DUF4845 domain-containing protein — encoded protein: MNAVKSQQGMSIVGWLLTLAVVAFVASTAFKLVPHYMDNRTLTQAIESIGADKSTRVDTVGEFYGHVSRAMQVNNIQDLDLNKVLSVTDAGNVFQAHLKYEKREPLIQNLDVVVKFDRQFSVVKP
- the lepB gene encoding signal peptidase I, whose amino-acid sequence is MSLNFPLLLVIAVAVCGLLALLDLVFLAPRRRAAIANYEGSVSQPEPSVVERLDKEPLLVEYGKSFFPVLFIVLVLRSFLVEPFQIPSGSMIPTLEVGDFILVNKFSYGIRLPVLDKKVIEVNDPKRGDVMVFRYPSDPNVNYIKRVIGLPGDRIRYTSDKQLYVNGELIARQLVGSEPGSLGSAELYKEKLGEVEHVIRQEMSRYRAPPDSQWTVPAGHYFMMGDNRDNSNDSRYWDDPSIPKDLLGMVPDQNIVGKAFAIWMSWPEPKLSHLPNFSRVGLIK
- a CDS encoding MucB/RseB C-terminal domain-containing protein; protein product: MRAALFLPILLGLAAPAIAAPDAAQWLDAMAQAERTQDFQGTFVYERDGDFSTYHIWHRTGNGAVHDRVLKLDGVASERVQTDGRLTCMTGSPVSGSGKVSSSAAATLDPLKLMSWYQLRVAGTSRVAGRDAVVVTMVPRDRDRYAFEMHLDAHTGLLLKSLLIDAKGRLLERLQYTQLQPGAPAPADLKATPNCKPVLHASSGSAPSNALAWQAKWIPAGFELAQTAQRKSSASNADVTSLLYADGLAHFSVFLEPLNGASARDTRVQLGPTAAVSRRLKSSDGEMMITVVGEIPLGTAERIALSIQRQDIHAVR
- the lepA gene encoding translation elongation factor 4 — protein: MSDLSHIRNFSIIAHIDHGKSTLADRFIQMCGGLADREMEAQVLDSMDLERERGITIKAHSVTLHYKAQDGKTYQLNFIDTPGHVDFTYEVSRSLAACEGALLVVDAGQGVEAQSVANCYTAIEQGLEVMPVLNKMDLPQADPDKVKDEIEKIIGIDATDAVACSAKSGMGVIDVLERLVHTIPAPTGDIDAPLQALIIDSWFDNYLGVVSLVRVRHGRVKKGDKILVKSTGKVHLVDSVGVFTPKHTATADLKAGEVGFIIGSIKDIHGAPVGDTLTLSSTPDVPVLPGFKRIQPQVYAGLFPVSSEDFEDFRDALQKLTLNDSSLQYLPESSDALGFGFRCGFLGMLHMEIIQERLEREYDLDLITTAPSVIFEVVMKTGETIYVDNPSKLPDVSSVEDFREPIVSATILVPQEHLGNVITLCIEKRGVQRDMQFLGSQVQVRYDLPMNEVVLDFFDRLKSTSRGYASLDYHFERYQSANLVKLDVLINGDKVDALALIVHRDNAAYKGRALTEKMKELIPRQMFDVAIQAAIGGQIIARTTVKALRKNVLAKCYGGDVSRKRKLLEKQKAGKKRMKQVGNVEIPQEAFLAVLRLE
- a CDS encoding DegQ family serine endoprotease, producing the protein MLGQIASVQAEALPDFTTLVEQASPAVVNISTTQKLPDRGVAASQMPDLEGLPPMFREFFERNMPRGGPRSPQRGDRQREAQSLGSGFIVSADGYVLTNNHVIADADEIIVRLSDRSELKAKLVGTDPRTDVALLKIDGKNLPTVKLGDSAKLKVGEWVLAIGSPFGFDHSVTKGIVSAKGRTLPNDAYVPFIQTDVAINPGNSGGPLFNMNGEVVGINSQIFTRSGGFMGLSFAIPIDVALDVSDQLKKDGKVSRGWLGVVIQEVNKDLAESFGLDKPAGALVAQVLEDGPAAKGGLQVGDVILSMNGQPIDMSADLPHLVGGLKAGAKASLEVIREGKRRTIDVTVGAMPDDDQDLDAGAKAQTERSSNRLGVSVAELTAEQKKSLDLKGGVVIKEVQEGPAALIGLQPGDVITHLNNQAIESSKQFADIAKGLPKNRSVSMRVLRQGRASFITFKLAE
- the rnc gene encoding ribonuclease III, producing the protein MTASLGRLERQLGYTFKDQDLMVLALTHRSFAGRNNERLEFLGDAILNFVAGEALFERFPQAREGQLSRLRARLVKGETLAILARGFDLGDYLRLGSGELKSGGFRRESILADALEALIGAIYLDAGMEAARDRVLAWLEGQFEGLTLVDTNKDPKTRLQEFLQSRGAELPRYEVVDIQGDPHCRQFFVECEVVLLNEKSRGQGVSRRIAEQVAAASALIALGVENGND